One stretch of Poecilia reticulata strain Guanapo linkage group LG21, Guppy_female_1.0+MT, whole genome shotgun sequence DNA includes these proteins:
- the LOC103458019 gene encoding probable ribonuclease ZC3H12D encodes MDRQQQHAKVERFLKLGYAHTDILRVLESLHHDAQTNDILEELIKTCHTRSTSVPNSPKLVPRGCSPSPXPNKARTGPDRESNTGFRPVVIDGSNVAMSHGDKKVFSCQGLQLAVNWFWDKGLRHITVFVPLWRKEQARPEAPITDQHILHELERRKILVYTPSRCVNGKRVVCYDDRYIIKLAVEYDGIIVSNDNYRDLQTENPQWKKFIEERLLMYTFANDKFMPPDDPLGRNGPTIDDFLRKKPWTQDNKQQHCPYGKKCTYGIKCKFYHPERANQSQLAVADELRALAHQPEHRYTPPTPPYGSRDDLTHSDPSICYRESNNLRSQLNKSPLFYQYSSSDADEAFSSMGSSMSRLSIQDMPFSQEPPLTSYSSGRGSYQMSGSYAGNSLRLSPNGHSYYPPQNGSLPCESHMYSQCRCGHQNPANHHHHHHHQQQHHQQRQPVWSSCPTVPAHSGEQTSHFSDMQYQHSHSLPRDPWGQQPSASINQSRSVSSEQRNDLRSQLSTLFPQSMVEQVLNANPHVSDMLELIGLIQNYRTSNMSF; translated from the exons ATGGACCGCCAGCAGCAGCACGCCAAAGTGGAACGCTTTCTCAAGTTGGGATACGCTCACACCGACATTCTCAGGGTGCTGGAGAGCCTGCACCATGACGCCCAGACCAACGACATCCTGGAGGAGCTCATCAAGACCTGCCACACTCGCAGCACCAGCGTACCCAACAGTCCCAAGCTGGTGCCCAGAGGCTGCAGCCCCAGCCCCRGCCCCAACAAGGCCAGGACCGGCCCTGACAGAGAGTCGAACACAGGCTTCAGACCCGTGGTTATAGACGGCAGCAACGTGGCCATGAG CCATGGTGACAAGAAGGTGTTTTCATGCCAAGGCCTCCAGCTGGCGGTGAACTGGTTTTGGGACAAAGGGCTGCGTCACATCACTGTGTTTGTGCCCCTGTGGAGGAAGGAGCAGGCACGGCCTGAGGCGCCCATCACAG ATCAACATATTCTCCATGAACTGGAGAGGAGAAAGATCCTGGTGTACACACCGTCCCGCTGCGTCAACGGCAAGAGGGTGGTGTGTTATGATGACCGCTACATCATCAAGCTGGCAGTTGAATATGATGGAATCATCGTGTCCAACGACAACTACCGTGACCTGCAGACAGAGAATCCCCAGTGGAAAAAATTTATTGAGGAGAGGCTCCTAATGTACACATTTGCCAATGACAA GTTCATGCCTCCAGATGATCCCCTGGGTAGAAACGGTCCCACCATTGATGACTTYCTCAGGAAGAAGCCATGGACACAGGACAACAAGCAGCAGCACTGTCCATACG GAAAGAAATGTACTTATGGGATAAAGTGCAAGTTCTACCATCCAGAGAGGGCGAATCAGTCACAGCTGGCTGTAGCAGATGAACTGAGGGCTCTGGCACATCAACCTGAACACAGATACACTCCACCCACCCCTCCCTACGGAAGCAGAGACGACCTGACTCACAGCGACCCCTCCATCTGTTACAGGGAGAGCAACAACCTGAGAAGCCAGCTAAACAAGAGTCCTCTTTTTTACCAGTACTCAAGCTCCGATGCAGACGAGGCCTTCAGCTCCATGGGTAGCTCCATGTCCAGGCTCAGCATCCAGGACATGCCGTTCAGCCAGGAGCCCCCTCTGACCAGCTACAGCAGCGGCAGAGGCAGCTACCAAATGTCCGGCTCGTACGCCGGGAACAGCCTGAGGCTTTCACCCAATGGACACAGTTACTACCCTCCCCAAAATGGCTCTTTGCCCTGTGAGAGTCACATGTACAGCCAGTGTAGGTGCGGCCACCAGAACCCGGCCAAccatcatcaccaccaccaccaccagcagcagcaccaccagCAGCGCCAGCCGGTGTGGAGCTCCTGCCCCACTGTGCCTGCACACAGCGGGGAGCAGACTTCTCATTTCTCAGACATGCAGTACCAGCATAGCCACAGCCTGCCCCGGGACCCCTGGGGGCAGCAGCCCAGCGCCTCCATCAACCAGAGCAGAAGCGTGTCCAGTGAGCAGAGGAACGACCTGCGGAGCCAGCTGAGCACGCTCTTCCCTCAGAGCATGGTGGAGCAGGTCCTGAACGCCAACCCCCACGTCTCAGACATGCTGGAACTGATCGGACTCATCCAGAACTACAGGACCAGCAACATGTCCTTCTAG